One stretch of Zingiber officinale cultivar Zhangliang chromosome 6B, Zo_v1.1, whole genome shotgun sequence DNA includes these proteins:
- the LOC121990917 gene encoding LIM domain-containing protein PLIM2b-like — translation MAFSGTQDKCKACERTVHFVDLLSADGVIYHKACFRCSHCNGTLSMFNYSSMDGILYCKPHFEQLFKETGTFTKKFPTGTKSGERTASKLSYMFSGTQDKCATCKKTAYPLETLTMEGEIYHKTCFKCSVGGCTLTPSSYAALNGILYCKHHFARLFMEKGSYSHVIQAAILKQTAAVEQ, via the exons ATGGCTTTCAGTGGCACTCAGGACAAGTGCAAGGCCTGTGAGAGGACTGTCCACTTCGTCGACCTCTTGTCTGCTGATGGAGTCATCTATCACAAGGCCTGCTTCCGATGTAGCCACTGCAATGGAACTCTCTCG ATGTTCAATTACTCTTCCATGGACGGTATTCTTTATTGCAAGCCTCACTTTGAGCAGCTGTTCAAGGAGACAGGCACCTTCACCAAGAAGTTTCCAACAG GAACAAAGTCCGGAGAGAGGACAGCCAGCAAGTTGTCATATATGTTCTCCGGAACCCAAGATAAATGTGCCACCTGTAAGAAGACAGCCTATCCCTTGGAGACG TTGACGATGGAAGGGGAGATATACCACAAGACGTGTTTCAAATGTTCTGTGGGAGGATGCACGCTGACACCGTCGTCCTACGCCGCCCTCAACGGCATCCTCTACTGCAAGCACCACTTTGCGCGTCTGTTCATGGAGAAGGGAAGCTACAGCCATGTCATCCAGGCTGCCATATTGAAGCAGACAGCTGCCGTAGAGCAGTAG